In the genome of Hydractinia symbiolongicarpus strain clone_291-10 chromosome 5, HSymV2.1, whole genome shotgun sequence, one region contains:
- the LOC130645805 gene encoding cell death-inducing p53-target protein 1 homolog isoform X1, translating into MQIFRGVEKNNNSHKMEEKSGPPPGYTDASYPSQQQPYPPQQQPYSPEQQPYPPQQQPYPLQQQQPQPYLPENSSQYPQQQYVYPAQQPQQQYMQGQEQGFASNTQTTVVVSQPQAFVQAPVYVENYAALSWFACLCCCWPIGIAAIVKSSEVNSAMAAGDFRRAQVASSDAKKYAIIAIICGLILVPLIIVGNVLRNS; encoded by the exons AAAATGGAAGAAAAAAGTGGACCACCACCTGGTTATACTGATGCATCATACCCGTCTCAACAACAACCATATCCTCCGCAACAACAGCCTTATTCTCCAGAGCAACAGCCTTATCCTCCGCAGCAACAGCCTTATCCTCTGCagcaacaacaaccacaaccCTATCTTCCTGAAAATTCTTCACAATATCCCCAACAGCAATATGTTTATCCTGCGCAACAACCTCAGCAACAATACATGCAGGGACAGGAGCAG ggCTTTGCCTCCAATACGCAAACAACTGTAGTAGTTTCGCAACCACAGGCTTTTGTGCAAGCTCCAGTTTACGTGGAAAACTATGCTGCATTGAGCTGGTTTGCTTGTTTATGCTGCTGTTGGCCAATAGGTATCGCTGCAATCGTTAAATCAAGCGAG GTTAACAGTGCAATGGCAGCAGGAGATTTCCGTCGAGCCCAAGTAGCGTCTAGTGACGCAAAAAAATACGCCATAATAGCTATCATTTGTGGTCTTATTTTGGTACCACTCATTATCGTTGGAAACGTGCTAAGAAACTCTTAA
- the LOC130645805 gene encoding uncharacterized protein LOC130645805 isoform X2, with protein sequence MEEKSGPPPGYTDASYPSQQQPYPPQQQPYSPEQQPYPPQQQPYPLQQQQPQPYLPENSSQYPQQQYVYPAQQPQQQYMQGQEQGFASNTQTTVVVSQPQAFVQAPVYVENYAALSWFACLCCCWPIGIAAIVKSSEVNSAMAAGDFRRAQVASSDAKKYAIIAIICGLILVPLIIVGNVLRNS encoded by the exons ATGGAAGAAAAAAGTGGACCACCACCTGGTTATACTGATGCATCATACCCGTCTCAACAACAACCATATCCTCCGCAACAACAGCCTTATTCTCCAGAGCAACAGCCTTATCCTCCGCAGCAACAGCCTTATCCTCTGCagcaacaacaaccacaaccCTATCTTCCTGAAAATTCTTCACAATATCCCCAACAGCAATATGTTTATCCTGCGCAACAACCTCAGCAACAATACATGCAGGGACAGGAGCAG ggCTTTGCCTCCAATACGCAAACAACTGTAGTAGTTTCGCAACCACAGGCTTTTGTGCAAGCTCCAGTTTACGTGGAAAACTATGCTGCATTGAGCTGGTTTGCTTGTTTATGCTGCTGTTGGCCAATAGGTATCGCTGCAATCGTTAAATCAAGCGAG GTTAACAGTGCAATGGCAGCAGGAGATTTCCGTCGAGCCCAAGTAGCGTCTAGTGACGCAAAAAAATACGCCATAATAGCTATCATTTGTGGTCTTATTTTGGTACCACTCATTATCGTTGGAAACGTGCTAAGAAACTCTTAA
- the LOC130646104 gene encoding uncharacterized protein LOC130646104: MASVFQGSDVDDVLDRMFAQIKTGVENPALPRSGFTISKILYLDADFHKMMLTKGSLCIELTKWVASRKAIINPKNEDEECFKLAIIASLHHEEIEKNPQRIGKLRPHVGLYNWKGIKFPTSNNSTYKFEANNFDIVVNVLYIHGKKINILRRSVQNGRTKAVNLLLITDDKKTHYTAVKSLSRLLGKETSKDRNAMHNCLNCLQAFPTVELRYCINHDAVKITMPNEAEKWLYYRDEQQQLKVPFAIYADFESLLVLVEDTRDTKIKRLNKHVPSGWCTYSTFAYVDVPDPLTVYRGEDYVTRFVNHLEDEVKRLCNIYSQRDMKPLTEVLKREHDKTTHCHICLKRFDNYENNRKVSDHCHYTGLYRRAAHNSYNLNYKIPSHIPVIFHAVSGYDAHLLIRELGGKYDIQNIGWIAENTEKYISFNVKIKVPLGGMGYGDGKKYKTIEMRFIDSCQFMASSLDKLARNLIGTNAAGTKCHQCADTCLEFQSMDAEYMAKFWCKNCDSSTIKQLNRDRVKANVPSMAEFIDKDDVFRLMLRKSVYPYENMDGWRRFEEVKLPPEKAFYSKLNMKGISDRDYAYAKKMGIEGGKTHAVHRYSKASNKYMGDQYDSEAESSHLQYLDANNLYEWAMRQDLPTDGFKRVSNVEAFTERRIEKLVEGS, translated from the exons ATGGCCTCGGTATTCCAGGGCAGCGATGTAGACGATGtgctggataggatgtttgcCCAAATCAAAACAGGTGTAGAAAATCCTGCACTGCCACGGAGTGGCTTTACAATATCTAAAATCCTATACCTCGATGCAGATTTTCACAAAATGATGCTAACAAAAGGATCATTGTGTATTGAACTAACCAAATGGGTAGCCTCCAGAAAGGCTATTATTAACCCAAAAAATGAGGATGAGGAGTGTTTCAAGTTGGCCATTATAGCATCCCTACATCATGAGGAGATTGAAAAAAATCCACAAAGGATCGGAAAGCTGAGGCCCCATGTGGGCCTTTATAACTGGAAGGGTATAAAGTTTCCAACCAGCAACAACAGCACATACAAATTTGAGGCGAATAACTTCGACATTGTGGTGAACGTCCTCTATATACATGGAAAGAAGATCAATATCCTTCGTCGATCGGTGCAAAACGGGCGTACCAAAGCGGTGAATCTATTGCTTATCACCGATGACAAAAAGACCCACTATACGGCGGTCAAAAGTCTATCGAGGCTCCTGGGCAAGGAGACCTCGAAGGATAGGAATGCAATGCACAATTGCCTAAACTGCCTACAGGCCTTTCCCACGGTTGAATTGAGGTACTGCATCAATCATGACGCTGTTAAAATTACGATGCCAAATGAGGCTGAAAAATGGCTTTACTATAGGGATGAACAGCAGCAATTGAAAGTACCCTTTGCCATCTATGCAGACTTCGAGAGTCTGCTAGTCCTGGTAGAAGATACAAGGGATACCAAGATAAAAAGGCTTAACAAGCATGTACCATCTGGATGGTGCACATATAGTACATTTGCCTATGTGGATGTACCAGATCCCCTAACAGTCTACAGGGGTGAAGACTATGTGACGAGGTTCGTTAACCATCTGGAGGATGAGGTGAAACGTCTCTGTAATATCTACTCGCAGCGGGACATGAAGCCCCTAACAGAGGTCCTAAAAAGGGAACATGACAAGACCACGCACTGCCATATCTGCCTAAAACGCTTTGATAACTATGAGAATAACCGTAAGGTCAGTGACCACTGCCACTATACAGGTCTGTATAGAAGGGCAGCGCATAACAGCTACAATTTGAATTATAAGATACCCAGCCACATCCCTGTCATCTTCCATGCCGTTTCAGGGTATGATGCCCATCTCCTCATAAGGGAATTAGGCGGGAAGTACGACATCCAGAACATTGGGTGGATCGCCGAAAATACCGAGAAATATATCAGTTTTAACGTGAAAATTAAGGTACCCCTTGGAGGTATGGGATATGGTGATGGCAAGAAGTACAAGACCATAGAGATGCGGTTTATCGATAGTTGCCAATTCATGGCCTCAAGCCTGGACAAATTGGCAAGAAATCTTATTGGTACAAACGCTGCGGGTACGAAGTGTCATCAATGTGCGGATACCTGTCTTGAATTCCAGAGCATGGACGCCGAATATATGGCAAAgttttggtgcaaaaattgcgaCTCGAGTACCATCAAGCAGCTTAATCGAGACCGGGTAAAGGCAAATGTACCATCCATGGCAGAGTTCATCGACAAAGATGATGTCTTCAGACTGATGCTGAGAAAAAGCGTGTACCCTTATGAAAACATGGATGGATGGCGGCGATTTGAAGAGGTGAAACTGCCTCCCGAGAAGGCcttctacagcaagctgaatatGAAGGGTATAAGTGATAGGGACTATGCTTATGCTAAAAAG ATGGGTATCGAGGGAGGTAAAACCCATGCCGTACACCGGTATTCCAAAGCCAGCAATAAGTACATGGGAGACCAGTACGATTCAGAGGCTGAATCCTCCCATCTACAGTACCTCGATGCGAACAACCTGTATGAATGGGCGATGCGTCAAGACCTTCCCACAGACGGCTTTAAAAGGGTATCGAACGTAGAAGCATTCACCGAAAGGCGGATCGAGAAGCTCGTTGAAGGGAGCTAG